A window of Streptomyces sp. NBC_01689 genomic DNA:
ACACCGCCCGGGTCGGTACCGCTCGGGTCCACCCCCACCGTCCCCGCGGCCGACGCGAACCGGTCGTCCAGGGAATCGGGCGCGGTGGCGGGCCCGGTGTCGTGGGTGGAGTCGTCGTACAGCTGCCCCCACCAATCGTCCTCGTGACCGGTGCGGCTCTCCCCCTGCTGGCTCATGCCCCTAATTGTCACCGCGGGAGCCGGTTGAAAACGGGGCATCCGGAAATCCGGCCACCCGGACCGGGCCGCCCGGGACCCCGCCTCCGATATCTCGAACAACGCTGTGGACAAGGGAGGTTGGGGAGGCCGTGGAGAAGACCGCCGGACGATCCCACCCCCCACGGGAGAACCGCCCGGCGGCGCCTGAGTGACCGGCCCCCGCGCGTCGCGGGCCCCGGCGACGGCACGGCCCGGCGACGGCACGGCCCGGCGACGGCACGGCCCGGCGACGCGCGGTCCGTGTCGGCCGGTTCGGCCGGTTCGGACCCGCGCGCGGCCCGCTTCCCTCCGGAGTCCCTGCGGACCCCGGAGCGTTCGCGGACCCTGGAGACTTCGCGGACCCCGGGGATGCTCGGCGATCGCGGGATCGGCTGTGCGGTCCGGCGGACCTCCCCCGGCGGGAACCGGTGCCCCGGTGACGTGAGCTTGGCAGAGGTGCGGGTGCTGCGGCGATGATGGGCGGAGGCGGGTTTGCGCCGTGGCCGGTTTCCGCCACGGTCCGGCCGGAACGGAACACTGGGGAGGGCATCGCCGCATGCTGGGAGCGATAGGTCTGGACGAGGCGCACGAGTCGGCGTACCGGGCGCTGGTGTCCGTGGGCGCCGCGGACGTGACCGATCTCGCGCGCCGGCTCACGCTCGGCGAGTACGACACCGAACGCGCCCTGCGCCGCCTCGAACAGCACGGGCTCGCGGCCCAGTCGTCGGCTCGTCCGGGACGCTGGGTCGCGGCGCCTCCGGGGGTCGCCCTCGGCGCGCTGCTCACCCAGCAGCGGCACGAGCTGGACAAGGCGGAACTGGCGGCCGCGCTGCTCGCCGAGGAGTACCGCGCGCAGGCCACCGAACCCGCCGTGCACGACCTCGTCGAGGTGGTGATCGGCGCGGCGGCGGTCAGCCAGCGGTTCCTGCAGCTCCAGCTCGGCGCGAGCGAGGAGGTGTGCGCGCTGGTCACGGGCACCCCGGTCGCGGTCTCCGGGACGGACAACGACGCGGAGGAGCAGGCGGCCGGACGCGGTGTCCGCTACCGCGTGGTCCTCGAACGCGCCGTCCTCGACGAGCCCACCGGTGTCACCGAGCTGTCCGCCGCGCTCGGGCGCGAGGAGCAGGTGCGGGTGGTCGACAGGGTGCCGACCAAGCTGGTGATCGCCGACCGGACGCTCGCGATGGTGCCGCTCACGGCCCCCGCCTCGCAGCCCGCCGCACTGGTCGTGCACGCCAGCGGGCTGCTGGAACTGCTGTCGGGACTGTTCGAGTCGGTGTGGCGGGAGGCGCTGCCGCTGCGGCTGGGCAGCCGTGGCTTCGTGGAGCAGGGTCCGGACGGACCGGACGGCACCGATCTGGAGATCCTCTCGCTGCTGCTGGCCGGGCTCACCGACGCGAGCGTGGCCAAGCAGCTCGACCTGGGGCTGCGGACCGTGCAGCGCAGGGTGAAGCGGCTGATGGAGCTGACGGCCGTGACGACCCGGCTGCAGCTGGGCTGGCACGCCTACGAGAAGGGCTGGGTGGCCCGGCACTGACCTGCGCCCTCCGGCCCGCTCCGGCACGCTTGTCAGATGGGAGCGTGGGAACTCCTGCTGGTCGGCGTGGTGATCGCGCTCGGCGTCTGCGGAGTGCTGGTGCCCGGTGTGCCGGGGTCGTGGCTCGTCTGGGCCGCGGTCCTGTGGTGGGCGCTCAGCGACCCGCAGCCCCTGGCGTGGGGTGTGCTCGTGGGCGCGACGCTGGTCCTGCTGGTGGCCCAGGCGATCCGCTGGGCGCTGCCGCCCCGGCGGCTCCGCGAGGGCGGTGCCACCCCGCGTACCGGGCTGTACGCGGGCACCGGCGCGCTGCTCGGCTTCGTCCTGTTGCCGGTGGTCGGCGCGCTGCCGGGATTCCTCGGCGGGATCTATCTCCACGAGCGGCTGGGCGTGGGAGGTCATGAGCGGGCGTGGTCGGCGACCCGGACGCTGATGCGGTCCGGCGGCTGGAGCGTGCTGACGGAGCTGTTCGCCTGTCTGCTGATCGCGGGCGTGTGGCTGGGCGCGGTGGTCCGGGGCTGACCCCGTCCGGGCCCGAGGGTCCTCCCGGAGCCGCCAGGGCCTCCAGGGGTTTCCAGAGGCCGCCAACCCCCAGGACTCCCTCACGGCCTCCCAGCTGCCTTCCCGTGCCCCCCGGGCGCCTTCCCCGTGCCCCCGGCCCCTCCCGTGCCCCCCGGGGCCCTCCTAGGGAACGAGGGTGCCCAGATCCACCGTGTCGGCCATCGCGCGCATGCCCGCGTCGTCGAAGTGGAGGTGGTCGCCGGGATCGTAGGCGGGGCGGATGCGGTACGGGTCCGCCGGGTCGCGGACGGCGGCGTCGAAGTCCGCCACCGCGTCGAAGAGGCCGCCCTCGCGGACGAACGCGTTGACCTCCTGCCGGACGGCCTCGCGCGCCGCCGTCCACGCCGGATGGCCGCCGTACGGCGTCATCGTGGCGCCGACGACCCGGATGCCGAGGGCGTGGGCGCGCGTCACGATCCGGCGGTAGGCGTCCTCCAGCGCCCGGGGGTCCCGCTCCTCCGGTGTGCCCTTGATGTCGTTGATCCCCTCCATCACGATCACCGTCCGCACTCCGGCGCGGGAGAACACGTCGGCGTCGAGCCGGTCCAGGGCGCTGGGACCGCTGCCCGCGCGCAGCAGCCGGTTGCCGGAGATCCCCGCGTTGAGGACACCGAGGCGCTGCCGCGGCGGGAGGCCGCTGAGCCGGTCGGCGAGCCGGTCGGGCCAGCGGCGGTTGGTGCCGGGGGTCGAACCGGTCCCGTCGGTGATGGAGTCCCCGAGCGTGACGACGCTGCCCGCGGCGGGGGCGCCCAGGACGTCGACACCGGTCACGTAGTACCAGCTGTGGAGGTCGGTCGTGTACCGGGTGCCGCGCTCGTCGGCGGTCCGATCACCGTCGAGGGCGAGAAAGTTGGTCTGGTGGGCCGAACGGTGGTACGTCGCCGGGCCCGGATCGCCCGGGGTGTGGACGGAGATCAGGAGATCGGCGCCGGCCGGGATCCGCAGGCGGACGGGGTCGCCGACCAGGTCCGTGCCCGGTGGGACGACCGCCGAACCGGCGCCGGCGAAGGTCACCGTGCGCATCGACCCCGGGAAGGCGTCCGGGGGGCCCGCGGGCTCGCCCGGCTCCCGCAAGGCGACGGTGACGGCACCGAGTCGCAGGGGTTCGGTGCCCAGCCGGTTGGAGATCCGGACCCGGACCGCCGTGCCGCCGACGCTCGTGTGCACGACGTTGCGGAACGAGGCGCCGGGCCGGGCGGGGGCGGTGCCGGACGGGGCGGCCTCCCAGGTGCCGGTCCAGTCCAGGCCCCTGGCGGGGGCGCCCGCCGGGGCCGGGCCGATCCCCTCGTCGGCTCTCGCGCACGGTGTGGCGAGGGACAGGACGGTCGCCAGTGCGGCGACAAGATGCCGGGCCATGATCACGCGGGTCATGCGGCATGGCTTCCCCGGCCACCGGCGCCCCCAACGGTATGTCACACCGTCAGCCGCACCCGGAATCAAGGGCATTGGCCCGCGGCACCCGTCCGCCCGCGTTCCCGGGCCCTGGTCCCTCGGTCGGGGCGTGGCGTGCGCCGACGTGCTCGGTCGCCGCCCCGGCCCGGTGCGGCGGGGCCGGACGCGCGGTGCCGACACCCCCGGTGAGATCGAACTCCCCGCCGTCCCCCACGACTTGACCCCTACGGCCCCTACGACCCCTCGGCCCCCGGCTCCGGCTCAGCGAGGAGCCGATCCGTGTCCACCCGTGGCGGATCCGCGGCCGGGGCCCGGACGGCCGCCGTCCCGGCGCTTCTCTCCCCGTGCCGCCGTCTCCCGCTCCATCGCCCTGAGGTGACGCACCGCGTACGAACGCCACGGGCGCCACGCCTCCGGGACCGTCTCGCCGGGCGGCGCCACGTCGGGGTCGCCGAGGGCTCGTGTCCGGATGACGGCGACGGTGTGCGCGTCCAGACCCGGCAGCGCGCGCAGGGTGGCCTCGGCCGCGTCGCGGTCGGCTCCCGCGTCGAGCCGCAGCGTGCCGTCGGCGAGCGCGGCGGTGAGCGTGCCGAGAGGCCCGTCCGGCTCGGCCTCCGCGAGGACGGCCGGCTCGGGGAACAGATGGGTGAGCGTCCCGTGCGGGGCGTCCAGTGCCTTCCCGTAGCGGCGCACCAGCCGCTCCGCCGCCGCCCGCCCCACCAGCGCGCGCACGGCCAGTTCGTCGGGGTCCGCCGCGCCGGGCGAGCGCAGGCCGGGGCGGGCGGCGACGGACGGCGCCAGTCGCGGATCGGCCGCCAGCCGCTCGTCCACCGCGTACGGGTCGGCGTCGAGATCGAACAGCCGCCGCACCCGCTGCACGGCGGTGGTCAGGTCGCGCAGGTCGGTGAGGTGCAGCCGGGTGTCGAGCCAGCCGCCCGGCCGGGACGCCGGGCTGTCCGGGGACTCGTCCACCGCGACCACCCCGGTGCCGTACGGAAGGCGGAGGGTGCGCCGGTAGGTCCGGCGGCCGCGGGTGCCGGTCAGATCCTCCACGCCCTCGACCGTCTCGCGGGCGAGGAGGTCGAAGACGGCCGTCGACCGGTACGGCCCCCGGTGGGCGAGGCGCAGCGGGACCCCGGCGGCCGGGACGTCCTCGCGCGGCGTGCGGGACCCCGCGCGCGAGGCCGTGGCGCGCAGGGCGCTGGGGGTGGAGGCGTACACCGCGCGGACGGTGTCGTTGAACTGCCGGACGCTGGCGAACCCGGCCGCGAACGCGATCTCCGTGACCGGCAGTCCGGTGGTCTGCAGCAGGACCCGGGCGGTGTGGGCCCGCTGGGCGCGGGCCAGCGCGACGGGGCCCGCGCCGACCTCGGCGGTGAGCTGCCGCTGTACCTGCCGGGTGCTGTACCCCAGCCGTGCGGCGAGGCCGCCGACACCCTCGCGGTCCACCACCCCGTCACCGATCAGCCGCATGGCGCGCGCCACGACGTCGGCGCGCACGTTCCACTCCGCGGAGCCCGGCACCGCGTCCGGGCGGCATCGGCGGCAGGCCCGGAACCCTGAGCGCTGGGCGGCCGCGGCGGTCGTGTAGTACCGCACGTTCCGCCGCTTCGGTGTCACCGCCGGACAGCTCGGCCGGCAGTAGATCCCGGTCGTCTCCACGGCGAAGAAGAACTCCCCGTCGAACCGGGCGTCCCTGCTCCGCACGGCCTCGTACCTGGTCTCTTCGTCGATCACGCGTTCCAGTGTGCGGGGTGGCTGCCGCCCGGGCCGGCGGAAATCGGACGTGACGTCCGTCGCCGCACCGGAGGCCGCCGCCCCCGGACCCCGGCGTCGGCCTGAACGGCTTCGTCCTCAAACGCCGGACGGGCTGAAACACCCGACCGGGCCGTCCCCCTCTGAGTGCGGGCCCGCACACCACCACCCGTCCGGCCCGTGAGTCCGAGCACGGGCGCACACCACCAGCCCGTGGGGCGCGTGAGGACGAGCACGCACGCACACCACCAGCCCGTCCGGCCGGTGGGTCTGAGCACCGGCGCGCACCATCAGCCCGTCCGGCGTTTGAGGACGAGCCCTTCGGGCGAAGGCGGGGGTCCAGGGGGCGCAGCGCCCCTGGCGGGGGGTCCGGGGGGCGGAGCCCCCAGGGGAGGCGGGACACAACCCACCTCCCCCTGGTCAGACCCAGTGTCAACGACCCCGTTTGGCCTCCATCGCCGCCTTCCCCTCCGCCCCCCGCCGCTTCCAGTCCCGGCGGATCTCCGCCCGCAGCCGGGCGTCGGTCTTCGCGACGATGCGCTGGTTCTCGCGGAGGAGCTTGCGGTAGCTGTCGAGGCGTCGTTCGGGCAGGGCGCCGGAGTCGAGGGCGTCGAGGACGGCGCAGCCGGGCTCCGCGACATGCGCGCAGTCGTGGAAGCGGCAGTCCGCGGCGAGTTCCTCGATCTCCGCGAAGACCTGTCCGACGCCGGACTCGGCGTCCCACAGGCCGACGCCGCGCAGGCCGGGTGTGTCGATGAGGACTCCGCCGCCGGGGAGGGCGAGAAGGTTGCGGGTCGTCGTGGTGTGGCGGCCCTTGCCGTCGACATCGCGTGCGGCCTGCACATCCATCACGTCCTCGCCGATCAGGGCGTTGGCGAGGGTCGACTTGCCCGCGCCGGACTGTCCGAGGAGCACGGTGGTGCCGCCGGACAGGACGGCCGCCAGCACGTCGAGCCCGTCCCCGGTGGTGGCGCTCACCGGGATCACGGCGACCCCCGGCGCGGTGGTCTCCACGTCCTGGACGAGGTGACCGAGGGTCACGGGGTCGGGCACGAGGTCGGCCTTGGTGAGGACGACGACCGGTTGCGCGCCGGACTCCCAGGCGAGCGCGAGGAAGCGTTCGATGCGGCCGAGTTCGAGTTCCAGGGCGAGCGACACGGCGACGACGGCGTGGTCGACGTTGGCCGCGAGGATCTGTCCCTCGGAGCGCTTGGAGGAGGTGGAGCGCACGAAGGCGGTACGACGGGGCAGATATGTGCGTACGTAGCGCGGGTTGCCGCCGGGTTCGACGGCGACCCAGTCACCGGTGCACACGACCCGCATCGGATCGTGCGGGGTCACGAACGCGGTGTCCGCGCGCAGCACACCGTCGGCGGTGACCACGTCGCACTGCCCGCGGTCGACACGGACGACACGTCCGGCCAGCAGCCCTTCGGCCGCGTACGGGGCGAACTCGCCGGCCCAGGCGTCGTCCCAGCCATAGGGCTGGAGGGGGTGTACGGGGGGAAAAGCGGAGGAAGTCAAGGGAGACCCTTCACAAGGGCGGCCCCGGCGCGCGCACTCGGGCGCGAAGAAAGCGGAAGGTCAGCCGGCGGCCACGGAGGTGGACTTGATGAACTTCTGGATGCGGGCAGCGCCCATCTCAGTGACAGCCATCGGTCACACCTCCTTCATCGCTCAGGCCTGGGACGGCGGCCGACGGCCACCGCGTGAAGCGATCTTCACCTTACGAGAGAGCCGGTTCCCGGCGCCACCGGTTTTCCGCGCCCCCGCGCGGCACCGGTTCTCCCCTCCCCCGCGCGGCACCGGGCCGGCCCACGCGGCCACGGGCCGGACAGCCGGGAACGTGCCGCACCGGCGGCCTCTCGACGGACGCCCCCTCGCCGGGCCCCCGTCAGCCGACCGCTTGCATCCCCCGACGGCCCGCAGCCCGACCGTCCTCGCCCCGACCGCCCGCGCCCCCACCACCCGCGTCTCGGTCACCCGCGTCTCGGTCACCCGCGCCTCGGTCACCCGCGCTCAATTCCCGTCCGCGCACCTGCCGTTGTTCAGGGTGAAGTCGTGCGGCGCGGAGTTCTTGCCGGTCCAGGAGCCGAGGAAGCCGAAGGCGAAGGTGCCGTTCGCCGCGACGGACCTGTCGTAGTCGGCCGCGGTGGCGGTGACCCTGGCGCCGTCCTGGGCGGCGGTGGCGTCCCACATCTGGCCGACGCGCTGTCCGTCGTCGAAGCTCCAGCCGAGCCGCCAGCCGTCGAGGGCCTCGGCCGAGGTCACGGTGACGGTGGCCTGGAACCCGTCCGGCCACTCGTTGACGATCTCGTACTTCACCGCGCAGTCCGCCGACGCGCTCTTGGTGGCGTGCGCCGGGCGGTCCGACGTGTCCGCGGGCTCGGAGGACTCCCCCTGGGCCTCCGGGTCGGAGCCGGCCTCCGGCCGTGCCGTCGAGGCCGCGGTGGCCGTGGCGGTGGCGGGCGTGTCCGAGGTGGTCACCGGCGGGGAGGGCACCGGCTCCGCCACCGGCTGCCGTTCGCCCGGCACGCCGTTCGTCGGCGTGTCACCGTCGGGCGAACCGCCGAAGGGCATCAGGGAGACCGCCAGCGCCAGCGCCGACACGACGACGGCCGCCACCAGGATCCCGGTCCGGCCGATCCGGGGCCGGTCCGCCCCGCCCTCGGCCAGACCCGTGTCCACAGCCGCGTCGGTACGGCCGCCGGTCAGGCCCGCCTCCGCGGCCCGGCGCCGCCGTTCGAGGTAGGCGAGGCCGCCCCAGCCGATCACCCCGCCCGAGATCGCCGCGGGCAGCCCGCCGCCGTGCGGCCGCAGGCAGGCCGCGGCCTCCGCGCACCCCACGCAGCGCGCGAGGTGCCGCGAGAGGTCCTCGGGCGTCTCGGCGCCGGGCGAGCGGGTCACGGCGTCCAGGAGCCGCGCGTAGCTGCGGCAGTCGGCGTCCATCGGGGTGTCGAGGTGGTTGCGATGGCAACGGTCCCGGAACAGCGCCCGCACCTGGGCGAGTTCGGTGGTCACGGTCCCGGGGTCCAGGCCGAGCCGCCGGGCCACGGCGGGCAGCGGCAGCGACTCGACCTCGGCCAGCCACAGCAGGGCGGCGTCCGGCTCCTGCATGTCCTGCAGGCCCCGCAGCGCGACGGGGCGGTGCAGCGGCGGCCCGGTGTAGCGCGCCGCCTTCTCGGAGTTGAGCCACAGCCGCAGGTCGGGGTCGAGCCGGTGGCCCAGTCCGCCCGCCTCCCAGGCGGCGGCAGCGGCGCGGACCGAGGTGAGCAGCAGCGGGATGCGGGGCAGCCTGAGCGCTCTGCGCCCGGTGCCGGTGCTCTTCGACGCCGCGGTGGCGGCGCGCAGTTCGGTGATGCCGTGGGTGAAGGCCTCGGTCGCCAGTTGCGTGGCCGAGGCCGAGCCGGACGTGCACAGATCGGCGTACGACAGGACCGCGTCCCAGCACTCCGAGAGCAGCGCGGCCTCGGCGGCGTCCTGGGGGGTCGGCAGGTCAGGCATGGGGGGCTCCTGCATCAACTGCTTCCATGTGCTACGTCAAAGAACGCGAACGCCAACTCATCTTCACTGCGCGAGAGTTGGCGTCCATCTCAACGACGGAGGCCCGAGCCTTTCACGGGTTCCACACAACTGACAAGCGAGGCATTCGATTCGCGCGGCAAGCGGTTGCGGCGCCGTCGGTGACAGCCCTCGGGCCGTGTGCGGTGGCACCCTCCGGGTACGCCGGAAGGCCTCCCTCCCGTAGAAACGGGAGGGAGGCCCGGACGTCTCGGCGCCGGCCGGTCCTCAGGAAGCCGCGGGGCCGCTCGCGTCCGTCGCGGCGGGTTCCGGCGCGGGTTCCACCGCGGGAAGGCTGTCCATGAAGGAGCTGACCGAGAAGACCGCGTTGCCGGGGCCGGGCGGGCCGTATCCGGGCGGGGAGGCCAGTCCGAAGTCGTCCATCGTGGCGCGGTAGGCCTCCAGCAGCCGGATGTGGTACTCCAGCGGCGCGCCCTGCGGGTTGGCCTTGCCGAGCGGGGTCGTGGGCTCCGGGCACCAGGTGGTGAACCGCGGGGTGATCCCCTGCGACATGAAGAAGCGCAGCCCCTCGGTGGTGGACGCGATCGCCTCGTCGACGGTCTTGAAGCCGAACGGCTCCGCCATCTCCACGCCCGCGACGAAGTTGGGGATCACGTTGCGCGCGCCGAAGATCTCGGCCGAGTCCAGGATCCGCCTGTGCCACTCGTCACGGCCGACGTAGCGCTCCTTGCCGGGGCAGTGCAGCTTGAACAGGTACTCGTCCCACACCTCGTAGTTGGGGTGGTAGATCTGCACGCCGTAGTCCTTGAAGCGCTGCACGTCGCCCTTCGGCAGCGCCTGGGCCACGACCTTGCCGATCCAGCGGCCCGGGAAGCGCTCCTCGATGGCCTTGGCGTAGTGGCCGTAGAAGTCGGCCTCGTCCCGGCCGGCGACGGTCTTGGTGATCGCGCCGCCGGTGAGGGTGTAGGCGGTGGAGGTCTTCGCGGTGTCGTACCGGTCGATGATCTCCAGCGCCTCCAGGACCTCCTCCACGTCCTTGACGCCGGTGTAGGGCCGGCCGGCGGCCTTGTGCTGGCGCCAGTTGTGGTTGATGTCGCAGTACTGGCACTCCTCCTTGGCGCCGAAGTACTGGCAGACACGGAAGACGGTGAGGTAGATCAGGTAGCCCCACTGGATGGTGGGGGCCACCTCCATCACGGACTTCCCGTTGGAGAGGGTGTGCCGGTAGTACTCGGGCATCGGCGGCACCCCGACGTCGGCGATCCGGCCGCCGTCCAGATAGAGCCCGAGCAGTCCCGCCTCGTCGGCGGCCACCCGGTAGGGCGAGGCAGGGTTCACGCGGACGGAGACGACGGTCCTGCGCAGGTCGTACGGGCCGCCCGTGAGGATGATCTCCTCGGGCGGCCGGCGCAGCGCGGCCTCGCCCAGCTCGGGCAGGGTGCCGTGGTCGAAGGAGAAGATGAAGTACGACTTCGGCTTGACGTCACCGCTCTCGTTGTCGCTCAGCGCGGAGGGATCGAAGGCGACTCCGCCCCGGAGCAGGTCCTCCTTGAAGACGGCTTCCCTCGGTACGTGCGGGAACCGCTCCATCAGATCCTCGACCAGCGCGGTGCGGCTGCCGCCCATCCCGTTCTCCTCGCTCCCGGCTCGCTCCGAGCCCCGTGGCTCGACTCCTCACGGTATGCCCCCGCTCGTGCGTCAGCCGTGCCGGGTCCCCTCACGGCGCGCGATGTGCGCGGGCGGCCGCAGTCCGGGCGGCAGCAGTGGGTCGGGGTCGGGCGCGCCCCAGACCGTCGTGAGCGGCAGCGTCCCGGCCCAGAGTCCGAGCTCCGCGTCCGGGCCGTCGCCGTCGCCCGGCGCGCCCGTACGGATCTTCACGGAGGCCTCCTCCAGGGAGAGGGCGAGGAGGGTGGTCGCGGCCAGTTCCCTGCGGCTGGGGCGGCGGGCGTAGTCCCACTGGCCCGGAGCCGAGTGCTCGCTGAGCAGGCGCAGCCCCTCCGTCTTCTCGGCCGGGTCGGTGACCTTGCGCGGTACGCCGTGGATCATGGCGCTCCGGTAGTTCACCCCGTGCTCGAACACCGACCGCGCCAGGACGACCCCGTCGACGTGGGTGACGGTCACGCAGACCGGAGTCCCCGCCGCCAGGCTCCGGCTGGCGACCGAGCCGTGCACGTACAGCGACTCCGCGTCCCGCCCGTAGACCGTCGGCACCACCACCGGCCGGCCCTCGACGACCACGCCCAGGTGGCAGACGAACCCCGCGTCCAGGATCGCGTCGAGTTCGCCCCTGTCCAGGGAGCCCTGCTCGCGCAGCCGACGGTGGCGGGTGAGGTCGGTCTCGGGCAGCGCATGGTGGACCATGTGTCGCATGCT
This region includes:
- a CDS encoding DUF456 domain-containing protein, with amino-acid sequence MGAWELLLVGVVIALGVCGVLVPGVPGSWLVWAAVLWWALSDPQPLAWGVLVGATLVLLVAQAIRWALPPRRLREGGATPRTGLYAGTGALLGFVLLPVVGALPGFLGGIYLHERLGVGGHERAWSATRTLMRSGGWSVLTELFACLLIAGVWLGAVVRG
- a CDS encoding radical SAM protein, whose translation is MGGSRTALVEDLMERFPHVPREAVFKEDLLRGGVAFDPSALSDNESGDVKPKSYFIFSFDHGTLPELGEAALRRPPEEIILTGGPYDLRRTVVSVRVNPASPYRVAADEAGLLGLYLDGGRIADVGVPPMPEYYRHTLSNGKSVMEVAPTIQWGYLIYLTVFRVCQYFGAKEECQYCDINHNWRQHKAAGRPYTGVKDVEEVLEALEIIDRYDTAKTSTAYTLTGGAITKTVAGRDEADFYGHYAKAIEERFPGRWIGKVVAQALPKGDVQRFKDYGVQIYHPNYEVWDEYLFKLHCPGKERYVGRDEWHRRILDSAEIFGARNVIPNFVAGVEMAEPFGFKTVDEAIASTTEGLRFFMSQGITPRFTTWCPEPTTPLGKANPQGAPLEYHIRLLEAYRATMDDFGLASPPGYGPPGPGNAVFSVSSFMDSLPAVEPAPEPAATDASGPAAS
- a CDS encoding cellulose-binding domain-containing protein, translating into MPDLPTPQDAAEAALLSECWDAVLSYADLCTSGSASATQLATEAFTHGITELRAATAASKSTGTGRRALRLPRIPLLLTSVRAAAAAWEAGGLGHRLDPDLRLWLNSEKAARYTGPPLHRPVALRGLQDMQEPDAALLWLAEVESLPLPAVARRLGLDPGTVTTELAQVRALFRDRCHRNHLDTPMDADCRSYARLLDAVTRSPGAETPEDLSRHLARCVGCAEAAACLRPHGGGLPAAISGGVIGWGGLAYLERRRRAAEAGLTGGRTDAAVDTGLAEGGADRPRIGRTGILVAAVVVSALALAVSLMPFGGSPDGDTPTNGVPGERQPVAEPVPSPPVTTSDTPATATATAASTARPEAGSDPEAQGESSEPADTSDRPAHATKSASADCAVKYEIVNEWPDGFQATVTVTSAEALDGWRLGWSFDDGQRVGQMWDATAAQDGARVTATAADYDRSVAANGTFAFGFLGSWTGKNSAPHDFTLNNGRCADGN
- a CDS encoding DNA-3-methyladenine glycosylase 2 family protein, which translates into the protein MDEETRYEAVRSRDARFDGEFFFAVETTGIYCRPSCPAVTPKRRNVRYYTTAAAAQRSGFRACRRCRPDAVPGSAEWNVRADVVARAMRLIGDGVVDREGVGGLAARLGYSTRQVQRQLTAEVGAGPVALARAQRAHTARVLLQTTGLPVTEIAFAAGFASVRQFNDTVRAVYASTPSALRATASRAGSRTPREDVPAAGVPLRLAHRGPYRSTAVFDLLARETVEGVEDLTGTRGRRTYRRTLRLPYGTGVVAVDESPDSPASRPGGWLDTRLHLTDLRDLTTAVQRVRRLFDLDADPYAVDERLAADPRLAPSVAARPGLRSPGAADPDELAVRALVGRAAAERLVRRYGKALDAPHGTLTHLFPEPAVLAEAEPDGPLGTLTAALADGTLRLDAGADRDAAEATLRALPGLDAHTVAVIRTRALGDPDVAPPGETVPEAWRPWRSYAVRHLRAMERETAARGEKRRDGGRPGPGRGSATGGHGSAPR
- a CDS encoding pyridoxamine 5'-phosphate oxidase family protein is translated as MVHHALPETDLTRHRRLREQGSLDRGELDAILDAGFVCHLGVVVEGRPVVVPTVYGRDAESLYVHGSVASRSLAAGTPVCVTVTHVDGVVLARSVFEHGVNYRSAMIHGVPRKVTDPAEKTEGLRLLSEHSAPGQWDYARRPSRRELAATTLLALSLEEASVKIRTGAPGDGDGPDAELGLWAGTLPLTTVWGAPDPDPLLPPGLRPPAHIARREGTRHG
- a CDS encoding helix-turn-helix transcriptional regulator encodes the protein MLGAIGLDEAHESAYRALVSVGAADVTDLARRLTLGEYDTERALRRLEQHGLAAQSSARPGRWVAAPPGVALGALLTQQRHELDKAELAAALLAEEYRAQATEPAVHDLVEVVIGAAAVSQRFLQLQLGASEEVCALVTGTPVAVSGTDNDAEEQAAGRGVRYRVVLERAVLDEPTGVTELSAALGREEQVRVVDRVPTKLVIADRTLAMVPLTAPASQPAALVVHASGLLELLSGLFESVWREALPLRLGSRGFVEQGPDGPDGTDLEILSLLLAGLTDASVAKQLDLGLRTVQRRVKRLMELTAVTTRLQLGWHAYEKGWVARH
- the rsgA gene encoding ribosome small subunit-dependent GTPase A, which translates into the protein MTSSAFPPVHPLQPYGWDDAWAGEFAPYAAEGLLAGRVVRVDRGQCDVVTADGVLRADTAFVTPHDPMRVVCTGDWVAVEPGGNPRYVRTYLPRRTAFVRSTSSKRSEGQILAANVDHAVVAVSLALELELGRIERFLALAWESGAQPVVVLTKADLVPDPVTLGHLVQDVETTAPGVAVIPVSATTGDGLDVLAAVLSGGTTVLLGQSGAGKSTLANALIGEDVMDVQAARDVDGKGRHTTTTRNLLALPGGGVLIDTPGLRGVGLWDAESGVGQVFAEIEELAADCRFHDCAHVAEPGCAVLDALDSGALPERRLDSYRKLLRENQRIVAKTDARLRAEIRRDWKRRGAEGKAAMEAKRGR
- a CDS encoding SGNH/GDSL hydrolase family protein, with the translated sequence MTRVIMARHLVAALATVLSLATPCARADEGIGPAPAGAPARGLDWTGTWEAAPSGTAPARPGASFRNVVHTSVGGTAVRVRISNRLGTEPLRLGAVTVALREPGEPAGPPDAFPGSMRTVTFAGAGSAVVPPGTDLVGDPVRLRIPAGADLLISVHTPGDPGPATYHRSAHQTNFLALDGDRTADERGTRYTTDLHSWYYVTGVDVLGAPAAGSVVTLGDSITDGTGSTPGTNRRWPDRLADRLSGLPPRQRLGVLNAGISGNRLLRAGSGPSALDRLDADVFSRAGVRTVIVMEGINDIKGTPEERDPRALEDAYRRIVTRAHALGIRVVGATMTPYGGHPAWTAAREAVRQEVNAFVREGGLFDAVADFDAAVRDPADPYRIRPAYDPGDHLHFDDAGMRAMADTVDLGTLVP